In Leopardus geoffroyi isolate Oge1 chromosome D1, O.geoffroyi_Oge1_pat1.0, whole genome shotgun sequence, the genomic stretch GGACACCCCCCTGTCCCCGAAGATCCCAGtcttggggagagagggggagctgGCCCCGCACACATCATTACGTCATTCATTACTCCATGAATAAGCCTGCAAGGCTAGGAAAAACTGTGGGTGTGGTGGATGCTGGTGGTCCCCACCCAGATCCCTTTTCCAGGGGTCTCTACCTCCCGGCTGCTCACGGCCGAGCCCCCCAGCTCCTTACCTTTCCTGGAAAGGACCCACTTTGCCTGACTGTGCCTGGAAGGATCTGCTGTCCCCTCGGGCAGTCTGTAGGCAGGGACTGACTGATAAGGGGGTACAAAAGCAGGGACCCCGTGATTTCAGGTGGGAAGGAGCTAGCGTACGGCTCACACCCCAGACTCCATTGCAATCAcgtgtttgtttccctctttgttGGCCCTGCCCTGCTTCCCTCATTTGTTTCTACGGGCTCCCCCCCGCCAAATTCATGCCCGCTCTGAACCTGTAAATGTGACAGTTTTAGACATAGGTGCTTTGCAGAGGTAATTAATTCAGATAAGGTCTCATCGGCTTAGGATGGGCCCTAAACCCAACCACCAGTGTCCCCGTAAGATGAGGGCAATTCAGACggagacacagaggagaggccACGTGAAGtcagaggcagaggccagagggaTGGGGCCACAAGCCCAGAACCGGAAGCTCCAGAAGCCGGAACAGGCAGGAAGGACCTctccagagcctccagagggagctcGGGCCCGcccgacaccttgatttcagacttctggcccccCAGATGGTGAGACGGCAGGCCTCTGTTGTTGTAAGGCCCCTGGTCTTACAGGCCGGTGGATGCGGATCTTCTAGGGTGTGGACCCGGGGAGGCAGAGGTGGCTTCGCAGCCCCAAGCGGAAAGTGCCCGAGGCtccaagtggggagggggcgtcTCAGCGTCCCGCAAGGGCATCTGAGGCCCTGGGGCTCCGGTGGCCTTTCAGCTCCTTCCCAGGCCTCAGCGCTGGGCTGTTCTCCCTGCCCCCTTGTAggccctggcctcccctcccacGTTCTTTAGGAAGCTTGTAGGATTCAAATTATGAGCCCAGAACACTTAACAAAGTATTAGCCTTGAGGAAATGCTAAGGGGACTCGACCCCTCCTGCTTTAGGCAGGCTGGAGTGAACCAGGGAGGCTGCACGGAGGAGGAGAAATCTGGGGTGTGACGCGTCTCCTCCAAGGAGCCAGGGGCTGCCAGCACGGAGGGCCTCTGCTCACAGGACAGCACTCCGGGCACAGGCATGAAGGTGAACAGGAGTGGGACGTGAAGGCCGCAATGGCATCTGTTTGGAGCAGAAGATAACAAAAAGCAGCAGTTACTGTGCCCCGGGCCTCACACACAGAGGAGTCACTGGGctcgtccaaggtcacacagctgggaggcAGGGGGCCTGAGGCTGGCTCACCCGAGAGGGCAGGGCTGAGGAGCACAACCAGAGAAGGGACCCCACTGGGCCACCTGCTGTcaggacaacccccccccccccacaggagcCTGGTCCCCTTCCCGCCACCATCCACTCTCGCCCACGGGCAGCGTCCCTGCTCCACTCAGTCCCCACGAcccgcctctctgccctccccgcccccacgccAGCactccagccccccaccccccggcccctcGGAGGGGCCCCCACGTACCGGGGCTGCCCCAGCTCAGCACCTccgcactggctgttccctcggCCACCGGGAACGCTTTTCCCAGAAGAGCTTCCTCCCTCAGGGCCTCCAGTCCTTGCTCAAATGCCACTCCCCAGCGAGGCCAGGGTGGGGGCCACCTGCCTCCCCACGTCGCCCTCCCTTCCCCTCGGGGTGGCCCCATCTACCTCGCAGGGCTCTCAAGACCTCCTGTGCGGCCGACGCCCTCATTGTCACGAGGGCCCCGgcccttccttttcctcacttAGCTACCGAGCTCTTAGCACTGTGCCCGGCAACGTCGTAGGCAcacgagtgagtgagtgagtgagtggccCCTCCGTCCCCCTCTGGGCCCCTCGCAGCCTGTGCCAGAGGCGGGAAGGCTCGGTCTGGCTGTCGGATTTTGCCACCAAAGGGGAGGCTTTCACCCCAGCAGCTGGACGAGGCCGGGGGTGTTTGGCCAGAGACCTTCTGGGGACCCCAGGGGACAGCAGAAGAAAAGCCAAGCCTGGACTTGGCCAGTCAGGGCTCCGGGCctcatccctgccccccaccgcccacccctgAGGAAATACGAGTCAACTACACGTACTAGCCTCTCTCGAGCTGCGGTGACAAAATGCCACCACCCTGGGTGCCTTCACATAACCGGGACGCGTGTCTCCCTGCTCCGGAGGCCAGACGTCTGAAGTCCAGGCGCGTGCCCCTCGGCTCCTTCCGAAGCCATGAGGAGGAATCTTCTCGGGGCCCCCCTCCCAGCTGCCGGCGTGCTGTGGCATCTCTCCGCCTGTGCGTACGACACCCCAGCCTTCTCTCCCTCCGACTGTTTCTTCACATGGACCCTTCAGAGGCGCACCAGCCGCACGAGATTAAAGCCCAGCCGAGTGACCCCATTTTAACGCAATTATCTCTTTAGAGACCCTATTTCCGGACAAAGTCACCTTCTAGGTCCTGGGGGCCAGGGCTCCCACATTTCTTTTTCAGGGGGCCGCGATTCAACCCCTAACACCGCCCGTGCACATCTTGGGCACAGCTAGGTCTCGGGCGTCGAAAAGAAGAAGGTGACGTCTCGGAGACCACAATGGGTACGGTTAAGGATCCCACAGCCCCAACTGCCTCCTTTGGGTTCTTTCTGTCAAGTGATTGCATctgtttggtgggggggagggggacccagATCCTAGGCACCTGAGGTCAccacttaatttcttttattgcaACGCACACGAGCAAACACGTCCTATGTCACATCCTAGTAGAGACTCGTTATATACATGGTGTTCCCAAACTAATCTATACCCTTCCGATGGCGGACGGGCTCTGGAAGTTTCTGCTCCACATGACCATACTCCATTTCCTTTTTACAAAAGGCTAGTTGTAGTCGGCACATCGATTTCAAGACTCCTTGGTGGCATCTTCTTAAGAGTTTGAAAACTCTGCTTGGGtcaatctgcttttttttttttaattaaaaaaaaatttttttttttttagtgtttttatttatttttgagagagagagagacagagtgtgagcaggggaggggcagagagagagggagacacagaatctgaagcaggctcccaggcgtcagcagaggctgacacggggctcgaactcacggaccgcgagatcttgaccccagccgaagtcggacgctcaaccgacggaagCCACCGCTTCACCTCTTGAGTCGGGCTTCTGATGACCAGCTCTGGGGGCTCACTCTGCACCCCCAGGAGAGTGCTGGGGCCCGTGCCAGACCGGGGCAGGGGGCACAGAGCTCTGGCTGGTCCCAGTGTGGGGACGGCGTGAACCGTCCCCATCACGAGAATAAACCGCAAGACTCAGAGTCCCCGCGAAACCCCGTGACACTCACACCCCACTAGGCTCCCGTCTTCAAGGCCACATTTGTGTGGACACAGCTGGCGAAAATtcgtctcccccgcccccccgcagcCCTGCAAGGCTCAAGGCCTCAAATAGACACTGGAAGACGGGGAGGGAACTGTACACTTGGCCTTTCGGCGCAGGTTTTAATCGTTTTCGACACCTTCCCCCGAACGCTACGTCAAGTCCAACGGGGCTGTTTTCATACACGATAAGTGTTTCCATTTATTCGGCATCTCAATGTGCACAGCACATACATCACAACATGGGGTCGGCACCTGTATAAAACTACAGACAGATCCTGGGAACATCGGTAGATACAGAAACCCTAAATCCTATCGCGGCAATAGAAACCCCTCGTAATATTTCAAAGGTCCGAATGCATCGCTTCTAAGCTTCGCGCCGTGACTCCTCGCGGAACACGCGCCAGTGGTCGGGGGAGACCACGGTCTGCACGGAAGGCCTCTCGCTTCCTGACAGCTCGACCGGGCTCTGAGACGAGGCGTCGGGCCACAACTCAAGGCATCTAAGACTTCGCCGAGTGAGTCCTTTGGATCCCGAACGTCCGCACATTCCAgcacccgccccgccccgcgggcCCCATCCGCGCGGAGATCCGCTAGCATCTCCTCTCCTCCATACACTCCTCTCCTGGAGTGTAGGACAcagattaaaatggaaaacatttgggCTCGGCCGCATGGACGGCAGGTGAAACCGTACCGTCCGGGTGGCGGTCAGGCCTCGCGAGCCGCCTCGATGGGCGGAAGGACAGTGTTTTGAGTGGACGATTTGCATTCGAACCACAGGGTTTCCAAAAGGaatgtgaaagacaaaaaaacGCCAATCCGAGCATCCAGTCTTGCCGTCTGTGGACTCCCATAAAGTTAATTTGGGACGCCGTGTTCGGGAACGTCCTGGGAGAGCGCTAAAGTCTTGACGAAACATTCGGAGCATTCCTGGTAGCGAGCGAAGGTCATTTGGGAGAAACTCGAAAAAgtcattcattaaaattaaatgttgacCGTCACCTCGGGCCTTTTTTTAAACAGCACCGACCCTGCCCCCCTGCATCTTTGCTGTAACCGACAGGGgttacatttgtaaaatatataaaggaaaatataaggtTACTTGGTGACCATAACAGCtgtctgcaaatattttcaccatGATTATCCTTACTAAAAGTAAATCACGGGGTAAAGATAGCTCAAACGTGACAAGGTTTGAACGGGACGCACGGAGGCTATCTGCGATCCTTTTGGCTCCATATGGAAAGAGACCCTGGGGGTGGTGGTCCCCTGCACCCGGTCCGAGCCCTCTGCGGATCTCGCCAGACGACTGGTTTAAGGGCTCTCGAGGTCGATGCGAAACGCACTTAATCGGGGAATGCGATGGACAGGGACGGCATCTTCCTCCACGCAAACGCGGCATCACTTGTTTTTGTCCCCTTACGAGGACATTTCACCTAAAGTCAACAGCTAGTTCTCAGCCCCAAGCTGCCCAAGCACAggttggtgcttttttttttttttttttttttttttaaccctataTTCTATGACTTACCAGAAGTACCTGCTCTCACGAACTGTAGTCTTTCACACCTGTCTGCCCACGTCTAGCTTCCCGCGGGCGTGTCGGTTCCTTTCCGTCGGATTTACGAAACCGCTTCGCTTCGGCCTCTTTCCCAGGGGCCACAGAGCAACGCGGGTTGTCGCTGATCCAAAAAAGGAGCGCGGGGGTTTACAGAGTGGTCTAAGAGTCTCCCccgtcgggggggggggatggaggaAGATGGACTGCAGGGAAGTTCAAAGGTCAGTCTTGGCAGGTCTAAAAACAGAGCGGCAGGGCTCACTCCCACAACGCGGTTTCTGTACCCCAAGTAAGGCGATACGCCCCGACGGACAGCGACAGGGCCCAAAGGAGCGGGGCGCCGGAGGATGCCGGGAGCAGAGCCGGGGGCTGGGAGGGTCCTTAGCTGGCTCCAGGGCCCCCGGGAAGGCCCGTCCAGACGCAGGGACGCTCACGGCCGCGCTACAGGGCACCGCGCAAAGCGGGCTTGAGGCCGGCGGCTGACGTCACCGTTTTTAAACACACAGAGGAGTAGCAGCACACTTGTGACAACTTTTTGACACGTTAAATGACGCCAGCGGCAGGCTCTTCACCGTCTTACCAGAGAACCCggggctgggttttttttgtttgtttgtttgtttgtttcgctttgtttgtctttttttccaaaaaaaaaaaaaaaacaagacacaccCACAGAACCATAAATAATTTGGCggcaatatatacacatttaaataattaatttaaatatcttacacCTACTCTCGCCTTAAACTGTCCGTCTGAAGAAAGGCCCCCGGGCGCCCAGGCACCGGGGCAGGAGGCCGGGGGGTCACAGCCTGGGCAGGAAGTGGGTGACCTTCATGGCGGGTGACACTCGACTCCCCTTCTTTGTCTTGCCATTCCTGCTCAGGGCAATGAAAGTGCCCGGGTACCTGTAGCTCTCGTATGCGTTGTAGTTGTTGGGAAGGAGGATCTCTTTGAACTTGCACTCTTCCCCAAAgaagggctgggagggagaagggatggCGTCAGGAGGGGCCACCTCCCGGCCAGGGAACCCTGAGGGCCACTCGTCAGGGGCTCCTTTCGGGCTCGGCCCTGCTCTGGCTGAGAGGTGTCTCCCGGGAAGCTGGGGACAGACGGGGCCAGCCCGCAGCAGCAGCTGGTGCTCCAGCCACCTGCCCTAAAGGCTCCCGTCCTGCGtcctggggctggaacccaccagaGACGCTACAGAGAAGGGCTGCGGAGGGCATCTCTTGAGGGACTAGGAGGTGCCCACTCAGGGATGGCAGCAATCTCCCGGTTCCCCGTCCTGGGGCTCTGCCCCCCGTTCGCACTGGCCCAGTTCACCGCACTGCCTCAGGGCGCTTGTGTTCGGGGGGCCGGGACGGAGGCGATCCTGTGACTCACACCACAGTCGCCGTGATCCAGGCATCAGCCGGCCTGGAGAGGTCGCGAGGGATCCTGCGGGCGCCGCGGCCCCTGCGGTACTCACCGAGCCGAACAGCTTGCCCTTGCCGTTCATGGCCACGAAGAACCGGCTGGCCACTCCGAAGATGCTCACCACGCCCCGCTCCACGGGCGAGAGCTCCAgcaggcctgggggcggggcgccggTCACTCCGGGGCAGGGGACCCTGGCCCGCCCTACCCGGCCCGGACTCCCCTCCTCGGCCTGCGAGCCTCTTGGCCGCTCATTTCTGGGGTGCGGATGGATGcaagggtcccccccccccaccccccggggcccAGCGGGCGCGGGCGCGGACTCGCTGGCCTCCCTGCCCGGCCCCCGCGGCGGCGGCCGCGCCCAGCCCCGGACCGTAGGACCCAGGCGGCCCCGCCGTCCCCGACCTGGACGCGCTCCCCGGGCCCCCGCGGGTGCCGCCGGCTGCGCCGCTCGTCCCGTGCCCACGGGCGCAGGCGCTGGAATTCGGCACCCAGAGCCCGGGCTTCCgagggcggggaggcggggctcGGCCGCCCGGGTGCGCAGCGGCAGAGGGGCCGGGACCCGAGCCGGTCCCGGTTTCCCACAGCCGCCGGCAGGTGCTGTcccggccccccgccccactcacTGTCGCTCGTGTCCGCGTGCACGCCGCCGATGCGGCCGTCGGGAAGCACCTGGAGGTGGAAGCCGATGCCCACGTTGCAGTAGAGGCGCCGCAGCCGCTTGATGCCCAGCAGGTAGTCGCCGGCGCCGCTCTGGACGGCCGCCTCCTTGGGCTGCGAGGCCACCGGCAGGCGCGCCAACGAGCGCGCCACCAGGCTCTCCCAGCGGCGCTCCAGCTCGGCCCCCAGCGTGCCGTTGGGGGCGGTGGGTGCGGCGGCGGCCCCTCGGCCCGCCCAGGGCGCCAGCACGGCCAACAGGAGCGCCGGGAGCAgcgccgccgcggccgcccggGGCCCCGCCATCCCAGCCCTCGGGCCGCGCGTCCGTCAGTCGCGCCGTGTGCGCCCGGGACGCCGCGGGGCCGAGCTGCGCCGGTGGCGGCCGGCGGGAGCGCACGGCCGGGCCCGGGCGGGGAGTGCGCGGCCGGCGGAGGAGCGGGAGGCGAGCGACGGGGCCCCCGGGCGCAGGCAGCTACCCGGGCTGCATGgaggggcgggcggcggggcgggaCGCGCGGCCCGGGCTGGGACCCTGCGGAGCGGTGCGCGCCTCCCTGCGCGCTGGGCCGGCCGCGACAGAGCCGCTATATATAGCCGGGCGCCCCCTCCTACTCCCGCGGGGGGCCGATCGCGTTCGCCCGGGCGCCCGGGGCGCTGTGGCGCTCGCGGCCCGTCGCAGGCCGCCTGCCAatcagggctgggggaggggaggcggccGGGACGAGCGCCGCTGGTGCCACCTGGAGGgtccccggcccccgcccctgGCCTCGCCCGGCTCGCCGACCTGTTTGGCCCGCCCCTTCGCGTCTCCTCCACTCCGGCCTTCCAGCCAAAGTTTTGCCTCCCGCACTTTGTCCCCGCCCGTCCCCTTCTCTCCGCCTCTGCCTGAGCAGCTTCTCTGAGTGCCGCCCTAACCCGGGCACCCTCAATTCCCAGCAGCCACT encodes the following:
- the FGF4 gene encoding fibroblast growth factor 4 → MAGPRAAAAALLPALLLAVLAPWAGRGAAAAPTAPNGTLGAELERRWESLVARSLARLPVASQPKEAAVQSGAGDYLLGIKRLRRLYCNVGIGFHLQVLPDGRIGGVHADTSDSLLELSPVERGVVSIFGVASRFFVAMNGKGKLFGSPFFGEECKFKEILLPNNYNAYESYRYPGTFIALSRNGKTKKGSRVSPAMKVTHFLPRL